ACATTTACGACGGATAGAAATGGTCAGGTTATAAGTGCTGTAAATACCAATATCGTAGCTTATGCCCCAAGTGCTAATCCTAAAATTGCTGTAGCAGTTGTTCTACCAAATCTGACAGATTTTAATTCCACAGCTAGCATGACTATTGTGACAGAAATTATTAATTTATACAATTCACTTTACCCAATGAATTAAGGAGGCTTATGCTCTACCCAACTCCCATAGCTAAATTGATTGACAGTTATTCAAAATTACCTGGTATTGGTATTAAAACGGCAACACGTTTAGCTTTCTATACCATCGGTATGGAAGATGATGTAGTCAACGAATTTGCTAAAAATCTCTTGGCAGCCAAGAGGGATTTGACCTATTGTTCCATTTGTGGCAACTTGACAGACCAGGACCCTTGTGGTATTTGTCAAGACACCAGTCGTGATCAGACCACCATTTTAATAGTCGAGGATAGTCGAGATGTGACAGCCTTGGAAAATATTCAAGAATATCACGGCCTTTACCATGTCTTGCACGGCTTGATTTCCCCGATGAATGGCATTGGACCAGACGATATTAACTTAAAGACCTTGCTAACTCGTTTGATGGAAAATGAAGTGACAGAAGTCATTGTAGCGACAAATGCAACAGCAGATGGTGAAGCGACATCCATGTACATCTCACGTGTCCTAAAGCCAGCAGGTATCAAGGTTACTCGCCTGGCAAGAGGATTGGCAGTCGGAAGTGACATTGAATACGCAGATGAAGTCACCCTCCTTCGTGCCATTGAGAATAGGACAGAATTATAGTTTAGGAGACCTTGGTCCGCCCATCAGATAAAAAATATGCTATACTAACTATAGTTGTTTTGAATTAGAAAAGGAAAGTATATGACAAAAGAAACTTTAATTTTACTATATGGTGGTCGTTCAGCAGAACGCGAAGTATCCGTTTTATCAGCTGAGAGCGTCATGCGTGCCATCAATTATGATAAATTCTTTGTAAAAACCTATTTCATCACGCAAGCTGGTGACTTTGTGAAGACCCAAGAATTTTCTCAAACACCAGCTGCTGATGAAAAATTGATGACCAATGCGACGATTATTGAAGAGCAAAAAATTCGTCCAAGCGATATTTATGAAGAAAATGCGGTTGTCTTCCCAGTTCTTCACGGCCCTATGGGTGAAGACGGTTCTATTCAAGGATTCCTAGAAGTTCTGAAAATGCCTTATGTGGGGACCAATATCTTGGCGTCAAGCGTTGCCATGGACAAGATTACGACAAAGCGCGTGCTGGAGTCAGCAGGGATTGCCCAGGTAGCCTACACGACCTACTTTGAAGGTGAGGATTTGGAGGAGGCCATCGCTGAAACCCTGACAAAACTGCATTTCCCGGTCTTTATCAAGCCAGCCAACATGGGCTCTTCAGTCGGCATCAGCAAGGCTGAGAACGAGGCTGAACTCCGCTCTGCTATTGCGCTTGCAATCAAATATGACAGCCGTATTCTCATTGAGCAAGGGGTAACTGCTCGTGAGATTGAGGTTGGGCTTTTGGGAAATGCTGACGTGAAAACTTCCCTGCCCGGTGAAGTGGTCAAGGACGTTGCTTTTTACGACTACGATGCCAAGTACATTGATAACAAGATTACCATGGACATCCCAGCTAAGATTGACGAAGCTATCATGGATGTCATGCGTGACAATGCCGCCAAGGCCTTCCGTGCCATCGGTGGTTGCGGACTGTCCCGTTGTGATTTCTTCTTGACAGAAGAAGGCGACATTTTCCTCAATGAGCTCAATACCATGCCAGGATTTACCCAGTGGTCCATGTATCCCCTGCTTTGGGACAATATGGGCTTGGCTTATCCAGACTTGATTGAAGAGCTGGTTAGCCTAGCCAAGGAAATGTTTGACAAACGAGAAAGCCATTTGATTTAAGGCAGTGAGAAAGGTTGGAATGCTCCAATCTTTTTTCTTGCAATGGCTTTCAGAATGGTCTACAATGATATGTATATGTATGGAGGAAAGTTATGTATCAAACGAAAGTCAAGGGGGATGCTCTTTTTCAAGCGACGTCGGCTGGATACGGAAATCCTATTACAAGCTTTGGGGTGACTGAGAAAGGCGAGACACCTGTCAGTCTGGTCAATATTGCCCTGGCGGCCTGCGTGACCATGTGTGTACAAGGTTATTATGCCAGCCAAGAAAATAATAAAACCATGCCTGTCCAGGTGGAAAGTCAGTTAGAAAATGACCGTTTTGACTTGACTATCGCCATTGCTGAGGCGGTATCAAGTGAAAAGCAGGCGGCTATCCTAGCCTACGTGGACAAGAAGTGCAATGTCAAGGTTCTTTTGAGAGAGGACTTGACCATCAACACAACCTTTGTGGTCTTAGAAAGTGTGGAATAAAAGTGTTTTTAGCGATTGAAGAAATGCGGCAAAACAAGCTGCGCTACGGCCTGATTTTAGGGCTCTTAATCTTGATTTCTTATCTGGTCTTTTTCCTGACAGGCCTGGCCTATGGTCTCATGCAGGAAAACCGTACTGCGGTGGACAAGTGGCAGGCAGATTCTGTCTTGGTATCCTCGGAAGCCAATCGTCTGATAACAGCCTCAAAAATTGATGCTCAGTTGATTGACCAAGTGGAGGCAGACCAGAAGGCTCTCATCCGCCAACAGGCTGGTGTCGCCTATGTCAAGGAAGATGCCAGTTCGGATGACAAGGAAAAAGTCAATATCTTTGCGGTTGAGGCTGATAGTTTCTTAGAGCCCAATATTGTCCAAGGCCGTCTCTATGAAAAAGCTGGAGAGATTGTTGTCGAGCAAAATCTAGCTCAGGTTGAGGGATTTGGTCTAGGAGATGAGATTTATCTATCTGGTACGGATGAAAAAGTGACTATTGTTGGCTATACGGACAAGGCTTACTTCGGTGTAGCTCCGGTGGTCTATATGGACTTGGAAGCCTTTGGTGATCTCATGCAGGGTGACGATCAGCAGGTCTCTAGTAAGCTGGCCAGTGCGGTCATTGTTCGAGGTGCAGCAGATAAGTTTCCAGCAGATTTGGAAAATGTTGCCACCGCTGATTTTATTGAGAATTTGCCAGGCTATAAGGCGCAAAATATGACCTTCGGCTTTATGATTGGCTTTTTGATTGTGATTTCAGCCATTGTGATTGGTATTTTCATCTTTGTGTTGACAACCCAAAAGTCTCCGATTTTCGGGCTTATGAAAATCCAAGGTCTGTCAAATGCCTATATTTCAAGATCTGTGTTGGCTCAAACCTTCCTGCTGGCAGGTCTTGGGACAGTCATTGGTCTGGCTGGAACCTACTTGTCTTCCTTAGGTTTGCCAAGCGCTGTGCCATTTGAAAACAATTGGACCTTCTATCTGACTATTGGGGCTGCTCTGATTGTCTTTGCTTTACTGGGGGCAAGTTTCTCTATTCGCTCGATCTTCAAGGTCGACCCGTTGAAAAATCTATCCTAGGAGGTTGATATGAAAACATTGATTTTTGAAAATATAAGTAAAACCTTCCAGGACGGAAGTCAGACTATCACCGCCCTCAAGCCGACCAATTTCTCTATTGAAGAGGGGAAATTTGTGGCTATTATCGGGCCGTCTGGTTCGGGAAAATCTACCTTTCTAACCCTGGCAGGTGGTCTGCAAACACCGACAGCTGGCCGTGTTCTCATTAACCAAGAAGATTATTCTGATTTGCCAGAGAAAAAACGGGCCAAGCTCCGCTACCGTGACATCGGTTTTGTCCTCCAGGCCTCCAATCTCATTCCTTTTTTAACCGTTGAGAAGCAGTTGATATTGGTGGACAAGGTCAATAAATCAGCCTATCCCAGCAAGCGCCATGAGCTCTTGGAAGAATTGGGTGTGGCCCATTTGAAAAATAAGTTTCCCAAGGATTTGTCTGGCGGTGAGCGTCAGCGGGTTGCCATCGCACGGGCTCTCTACAATGATCCAGCCCTGATTTTGGCAGATGAGCCGACAGCCAGCCTAGATAGTGACCGGGCCTTTGAAGTGGTGAATCTTTTGGCCAAAGAGAGTAAGGAGCGTAAAAAGTCTATCATCATGGTGACCCATGACCAGCGTATGATTGAAAAATGCGATAATGTCTACGAGATGAAGGACGGCGTTCTTACCCAGGTTCGCTAAATAAAAGCAAAAGTGATATAATGGAAAGAGCCCATCGGCTCTTTTTATAGTCTTTTAGTTTGCTTTTAGTACTAGGCAACGAGTCGTAGGCTGTACTAGAGTACGGCAAGATAATCTTAAACAATGACCTTGTTTGAGGTTGGAAATAAGGAAAAAAAGTTTCCTCATTCGTCGAAGTAATAAAAGATAAACTAAATGACGATACATGGAGAAATCAAATGAAATTAACTTTACACGAAGTCGCTCAAGTTGTGGGCGCAAAAAATGATGTAACGAACTACCCCGACACACCGCTCCGCCAAGTCGAATTTGACAGCCGCAAGATTGAAGCGGGCGACCTCTTTGTTCCCCTTAAGGGTACGCGTGACGGTCACGACTTTATTCCTGTGGCTTTTGAAAATGGCTGCGTGGCTACCCTGTCTGAGGTCATTCTTGATGTCCCCCATATCCTAGTGGACGACTGTCTGGCTGCGCTACAACAATTAGCGGCCTACTACCTAGAGAAAACAGGGGTAGAAGTCATTGCTGTGACAGGTTCAAACGGTAAAACCACCACCAAGGACATGATTCATGATGTTTTAGCGATGACTTACAAGACTTACAAGACTCAGGGCAACTATAACAACGAAATTGGTCTGCCATACACCGTACTTCATATGCCTGACGATACAGAAAAAGTGGTCTTGGAAATGGGTCAAGACCACTTGGGTGACATTCATCTCCTATCTGAAATTGCCAAGCCAAGCCTGTCTGTCATTACCCTGTTCGGTGAAGCCCATTTGGAATTTTTCGGCTCACGAGAAGAGATTGCCAAAGGAAAATTACAGATTGCAGATGGAATGGAGCCAGGAAGTAAACTCTTGATCCCTGCAGATCCGATTGCGGATAAGCTCTTGCCGAGCCATGTAGACCTCATTTGCTTCGGTGAGCAGGCTGATTTGCAGGTGACCAGTCTAGTCGAGTCAAAGGATAGCCTGACCTTCACCGTCAATTTTATGGACGGCGACATTTTCCTCCCTGTAACAGGCAAGTACAATGCCACCAACGCTATGGTAGCAAGTTATGTGGGCAAGACCTTGGGTGTGCCTGATGAGGCAATCAAGTCAGCCCTAGCTGGTCTAAACTTGACCCGCAACCGCACCGAATGGAAGAAGGCAACAAACGGAGCAGATATTCTCAGTGATGTCTACAATGCCAATCCAACGGCCATGCGCTTGATTTTAGAGACGTTTTCAAGTATTCCAGCCAACCAAGGTGGTAAGAAAATTGCGGTTCTGGCGGAGATGAAGGAGTTGGGTGCTCAATCGGTCGACCTCCACAATCAAATGATTATGAGTCTATCACCGGATGTCCTAGATACAGTGATTTTCTATGGTCAGGATATTGAGGAGCTATCTCAGCTGGCTAGTCAGATGTTCCCGCTTGGTAAGATCTATTTCTTCAAGAAAACTGCGGAAGAGAATCAGTTTGATGACTTAGTTGCTCAGGTCAAAGCAGTTTTAGGTCCAAACGACCAAATCCTTCTCAAGGGCTCTAATTCTATGAATTTGGCCAAGCTGGTTGAGGAATTAGAAAAGTAAAGAAAGACTTATTTATTCAATTAGCTCTTGTTACTTCTGTCGATATTTGATATACTAATTAAAATACTTGTCAAGGAGGCTCCAGTGTTTGAAGTGTTTTTTACCAGTCATCGCAGTCAAGCTCCCCAGCTGGATATTTTGACCTATCTGTCGCTCTTGCTCATCTATGTTGGCCTGCTTTACTTAGCAGTTGTTTATCATCGTTCGCCTAAGATCAGACGATTCTTTTGGGGCTTGCAATGCCTTCAGGTCATTGCCCTTTATTCCTGGTACATGGCCGTAGACTGGACCTTGTCCGAGAGTCTCCCCCTCTATCATTGTCGATTGTCTATGCTCTTTATGCTTTTTGCCAAGCCTGGTCCGCTCAAGCGGTATTTTGCCTGCCTGGGACTCTTTGGCTCTCTTGTGGCCTTTGTCTATCCAGTTTTTGACCCCTTTGCTTTCCCTCACGTCACCATTTTGAGCTTTATTATCGGCCATTACGCTTTGGCGGTTAACAGCCTTATCTATCTGCTGTCTGAGCAGAAGGAGGATGATTTGGACAGGACCTTTGTGATTCGGGTGACACTGTTGACCCATAGTTTGATGTTGCTAGCCAATCTCTTTTTGAAGGGCAATTATGGATTTTTATCAAAAACGCCCTTGATTAACAGTGAAAATGTTGCCTTCAACTTCTTATTGGAGACCGGGCTCTTTGTATTTGCTGTTCTGCTAGTTAATAGTTTGGTTCAGAATCTTCTAAAAAAAACGGATTGGAACTGGGTTAGACATTGATTTTCAGATGTACCTTTGTCAATGATGTGAGACCAAAAAGGTGATTTTGAAGTTATCCATTTGTTAAGCTTTACTAGGAGCTAGCTTCTAGTAAAGCTTTTCTGATATCGATAGGAGATTTCCAGCCTAAAGTTTGCATAGGGAGTCGATTAGAACGATAAAGATAGGTTTTCATCTGCTTGATCAGATCGTCATAGGAGTAAAAGGTCAA
The sequence above is a segment of the Streptococcus suis genome. Coding sequences within it:
- a CDS encoding OsmC family protein — encoded protein: MYQTKVKGDALFQATSAGYGNPITSFGVTEKGETPVSLVNIALAACVTMCVQGYYASQENNKTMPVQVESQLENDRFDLTIAIAEAVSSEKQAAILAYVDKKCNVKVLLREDLTINTTFVVLESVE
- a CDS encoding UDP-N-acetylmuramoyl-tripeptide--D-alanyl-D-alanine ligase; the encoded protein is MKLTLHEVAQVVGAKNDVTNYPDTPLRQVEFDSRKIEAGDLFVPLKGTRDGHDFIPVAFENGCVATLSEVILDVPHILVDDCLAALQQLAAYYLEKTGVEVIAVTGSNGKTTTKDMIHDVLAMTYKTYKTQGNYNNEIGLPYTVLHMPDDTEKVVLEMGQDHLGDIHLLSEIAKPSLSVITLFGEAHLEFFGSREEIAKGKLQIADGMEPGSKLLIPADPIADKLLPSHVDLICFGEQADLQVTSLVESKDSLTFTVNFMDGDIFLPVTGKYNATNAMVASYVGKTLGVPDEAIKSALAGLNLTRNRTEWKKATNGADILSDVYNANPTAMRLILETFSSIPANQGGKKIAVLAEMKELGAQSVDLHNQMIMSLSPDVLDTVIFYGQDIEELSQLASQMFPLGKIYFFKKTAEENQFDDLVAQVKAVLGPNDQILLKGSNSMNLAKLVEELEK
- a CDS encoding ABC transporter ATP-binding protein is translated as MKTLIFENISKTFQDGSQTITALKPTNFSIEEGKFVAIIGPSGSGKSTFLTLAGGLQTPTAGRVLINQEDYSDLPEKKRAKLRYRDIGFVLQASNLIPFLTVEKQLILVDKVNKSAYPSKRHELLEELGVAHLKNKFPKDLSGGERQRVAIARALYNDPALILADEPTASLDSDRAFEVVNLLAKESKERKKSIIMVTHDQRMIEKCDNVYEMKDGVLTQVR
- a CDS encoding D-alanine--D-alanine ligase translates to MTKETLILLYGGRSAEREVSVLSAESVMRAINYDKFFVKTYFITQAGDFVKTQEFSQTPAADEKLMTNATIIEEQKIRPSDIYEENAVVFPVLHGPMGEDGSIQGFLEVLKMPYVGTNILASSVAMDKITTKRVLESAGIAQVAYTTYFEGEDLEEAIAETLTKLHFPVFIKPANMGSSVGISKAENEAELRSAIALAIKYDSRILIEQGVTAREIEVGLLGNADVKTSLPGEVVKDVAFYDYDAKYIDNKITMDIPAKIDEAIMDVMRDNAAKAFRAIGGCGLSRCDFFLTEEGDIFLNELNTMPGFTQWSMYPLLWDNMGLAYPDLIEELVSLAKEMFDKRESHLI
- a CDS encoding TIGR02206 family membrane protein; the protein is MFEVFFTSHRSQAPQLDILTYLSLLLIYVGLLYLAVVYHRSPKIRRFFWGLQCLQVIALYSWYMAVDWTLSESLPLYHCRLSMLFMLFAKPGPLKRYFACLGLFGSLVAFVYPVFDPFAFPHVTILSFIIGHYALAVNSLIYLLSEQKEDDLDRTFVIRVTLLTHSLMLLANLFLKGNYGFLSKTPLINSENVAFNFLLETGLFVFAVLLVNSLVQNLLKKTDWNWVRH
- a CDS encoding ABC transporter permease, which translates into the protein MFLAIEEMRQNKLRYGLILGLLILISYLVFFLTGLAYGLMQENRTAVDKWQADSVLVSSEANRLITASKIDAQLIDQVEADQKALIRQQAGVAYVKEDASSDDKEKVNIFAVEADSFLEPNIVQGRLYEKAGEIVVEQNLAQVEGFGLGDEIYLSGTDEKVTIVGYTDKAYFGVAPVVYMDLEAFGDLMQGDDQQVSSKLASAVIVRGAADKFPADLENVATADFIENLPGYKAQNMTFGFMIGFLIVISAIVIGIFIFVLTTQKSPIFGLMKIQGLSNAYISRSVLAQTFLLAGLGTVIGLAGTYLSSLGLPSAVPFENNWTFYLTIGAALIVFALLGASFSIRSIFKVDPLKNLS
- the recR gene encoding recombination mediator RecR, with the protein product MLYPTPIAKLIDSYSKLPGIGIKTATRLAFYTIGMEDDVVNEFAKNLLAAKRDLTYCSICGNLTDQDPCGICQDTSRDQTTILIVEDSRDVTALENIQEYHGLYHVLHGLISPMNGIGPDDINLKTLLTRLMENEVTEVIVATNATADGEATSMYISRVLKPAGIKVTRLARGLAVGSDIEYADEVTLLRAIENRTEL